One Candidatus Binatia bacterium DNA window includes the following coding sequences:
- the rplR gene encoding 50S ribosomal protein L18 encodes MISKDRQEARRRRQRRVRKRIRGTDERPRLCVFRSNRHIYAQVISDERGVTLAAASSLSPELRGEIRGLTRETAAKVGALVAKRCLEKGIEKVVFDRNGFRYHGRVQALADAAREAGLKF; translated from the coding sequence ATGATCTCGAAAGACCGGCAAGAAGCGAGGCGACGGCGTCAGAGAAGGGTTCGCAAGCGCATCCGCGGAACGGACGAGCGCCCCCGCCTCTGCGTGTTTCGAAGCAATCGACACATCTACGCCCAGGTGATTTCCGACGAGCGCGGGGTCACTCTGGCGGCGGCGTCGAGTCTCTCGCCCGAACTTCGGGGCGAAATTCGGGGGCTCACACGGGAGACGGCGGCCAAGGTCGGGGCGCTCGTGGCCAAGCGCTGCCTCGAGAAAGGAATCGAGAAAGTCGTGTTCGACAGGAACGGTTTCCGCTACCACGGGCGAGTCCAAGCGCTCGCCGATGCCGCGCGCGAAGCGGGGCTGAAATTCTGA
- the rplF gene encoding 50S ribosomal protein L6, whose translation MSRIGKKPIPLPEGVRVEIEGRRVRTTGPKGTLSLELRPEVSAELENGALVVRRLQETRQARALHGLFRQLLANMVTGVSRGFTRVLEIVGVGYRAELRGQALHLSLGYSHPVVYQLPQGVQASVDRQVVITLESADKQLLGQTAAEIRRLRPPEPYKGKGIRYKDEAVRRKAGKAAVGGGS comes from the coding sequence ATGTCACGCATCGGAAAAAAACCGATTCCCCTGCCCGAAGGTGTCCGCGTGGAAATCGAAGGGAGACGAGTACGGACGACCGGCCCCAAGGGGACTCTCTCGCTCGAACTCCGACCCGAGGTATCGGCGGAGCTCGAAAACGGTGCCTTGGTCGTCCGCCGGCTCCAGGAGACCCGGCAGGCGCGGGCGCTCCACGGCCTCTTCCGGCAACTTCTCGCCAACATGGTCACGGGAGTGTCCCGGGGGTTCACCCGTGTCCTGGAGATCGTGGGGGTCGGCTATCGTGCCGAATTGCGAGGCCAAGCCCTCCACCTCTCGCTCGGGTACTCGCACCCCGTGGTCTACCAGCTTCCCCAGGGCGTGCAGGCTTCGGTCGACCGGCAGGTCGTGATCACGCTGGAGTCGGCCGACAAGCAACTGCTCGGCCAGACCGCGGCGGAGATCCGGAGGCTCAGGCCCCCGGAGCCCTACAAGGGCAAGGGCATCCGCTACAAGGACGAGGCCGTCCGTCGGAAGGCCGGTAAAGCGGCCGTGGGCGGCGGTTCGTGA